Proteins from a single region of Cytophagaceae bacterium:
- a CDS encoding TonB-dependent receptor, with translation MILRKILFSITCLIFSFQVFGQKNFYVRGIVKDKLNDTPLEFATVKLYSNNKILDGKMTLSDGTFEFSAIPGIYALEIEFVGYQYFKSEIFNVTDADFDIGILKISHSNTSLEELIVQGEKSSAELQLDKRVFNVGKDLANAGGSAQDILINVPSVTIDPDGAIKLRGSGNVRILIDGKPSGMVSFKGGAGLRQLQASMIEKVEVITNPSARYEAEGQGGIINIVLKKDKSQGFNGSFEAISGIPDNFGLAANLNYRKKKLNFFINYALAYRSNPYRGDMYQEVNSADTLKILQLENTGKVSGFDNNIRGGLEYYFSEKSVLTGSYLYSKAGGNRHTENTYRDFLGDFAHPILTTLRVQKEKEIEPMSEYVLNYKKEFAEKGHELSAQFRYLDHFENSDQTFTQNAQNPDGMVNQSNTFIQTSINDEFEKQYLFQVDYIHPFSKNGKIETGLRYSFRDMVNDYVVNDLNLEGIEKPIDWLDNYFIYRENIAGVYGIVSNKFKKITYQIGLRAEGTGIITELQKTNETNPRNYRNLFPSGHFTYALDEKNSLQLSYSRRIRRPVYNDLSPFSTLSDSRNFNSGNPDLNPEFSDVLELGHLLNLEKTSLVSSVYYRYTSDFIFNIRYVDESGFSQNRPENLNFQKAFGVEFTGNYSPYKWWKLDGNFNLFHASIDGSNIDKIYLAETVSWFARATSRFVFPQKLDIQFRYNYEAAQKTAQGSRKAIYFLDLSLKKEILKRKGAINFSILDVFNSRWMRTISQGVNFYTENNRQFRPRQINLTLSYRIRQ, from the coding sequence ATGATATTACGGAAAATATTATTTTCAATTACTTGCCTTATTTTCTCTTTTCAGGTTTTTGGACAGAAAAACTTCTATGTTCGAGGTATTGTAAAAGATAAGCTAAACGATACACCACTCGAATTCGCCACAGTAAAATTGTATTCAAATAATAAGATTTTAGATGGAAAAATGACCTTAAGTGATGGCACTTTCGAGTTTTCAGCGATTCCTGGTATTTATGCCTTAGAAATAGAATTTGTTGGTTATCAGTATTTTAAGTCTGAAATTTTTAATGTGACTGATGCCGATTTTGATATTGGAATTTTAAAGATTTCGCATTCAAATACCTCACTGGAAGAGTTGATAGTTCAGGGCGAAAAAAGCTCTGCAGAACTTCAACTAGACAAACGTGTATTTAATGTAGGTAAAGATCTTGCCAATGCAGGTGGTTCGGCACAAGATATTTTGATAAATGTACCCTCGGTAACTATTGACCCCGATGGTGCCATAAAACTCCGGGGCAGCGGCAATGTCAGGATTCTGATTGATGGCAAACCTTCAGGAATGGTGTCTTTTAAAGGAGGGGCTGGATTGCGGCAGCTTCAGGCAAGTATGATTGAAAAGGTGGAGGTAATCACCAATCCCTCTGCCAGATATGAAGCTGAAGGTCAGGGAGGAATAATAAATATTGTATTAAAAAAGGATAAAAGTCAGGGATTTAATGGCTCCTTTGAAGCCATTTCTGGTATTCCTGATAATTTTGGGTTGGCGGCTAACTTAAACTATCGTAAAAAGAAACTTAATTTTTTTATTAATTACGCACTTGCCTATCGGAGCAATCCGTATCGGGGAGACATGTATCAGGAAGTAAACTCGGCGGATACTTTGAAGATTCTTCAATTGGAAAATACAGGAAAAGTATCGGGATTTGACAATAACATCAGAGGGGGGTTGGAATATTACTTTTCTGAAAAAAGCGTTTTGACAGGCTCTTATCTTTATAGTAAAGCCGGCGGGAACAGACATACTGAAAACACCTACCGTGATTTTTTGGGTGATTTTGCTCATCCTATATTAACAACTTTGAGGGTGCAAAAAGAAAAAGAGATAGAGCCTATGTCGGAATATGTGCTTAATTATAAAAAAGAATTTGCCGAAAAAGGTCACGAACTTTCTGCTCAGTTCAGGTATCTGGATCATTTCGAAAATTCTGACCAAACTTTTACTCAAAATGCTCAAAATCCCGATGGAATGGTAAATCAGAGCAATACTTTTATACAAACTTCGATTAATGATGAATTTGAAAAACAATACCTTTTTCAGGTAGATTACATCCATCCATTTTCAAAAAATGGAAAAATTGAAACCGGATTAAGGTATTCTTTCCGTGATATGGTCAATGATTATGTTGTCAATGACCTTAATCTGGAAGGAATCGAAAAGCCTATTGATTGGCTGGATAATTATTTTATTTACAGGGAGAACATTGCCGGAGTTTATGGGATTGTTTCGAATAAATTTAAAAAAATAACTTACCAAATTGGACTGAGAGCCGAAGGTACGGGCATAATCACTGAATTACAAAAAACCAATGAAACCAACCCCAGAAACTATAGGAATTTGTTTCCAAGCGGACATTTTACTTATGCTTTAGATGAAAAAAACTCTTTGCAATTGAGTTATAGCCGAAGAATCAGAAGACCAGTTTATAATGATTTGAGCCCGTTTTCGACTCTTTCCGACAGCCGGAATTTTAATAGCGGAAATCCTGATCTTAATCCCGAATTTAGTGATGTGCTGGAATTGGGACATTTGCTCAATCTGGAAAAGACTTCCCTTGTTTCGTCGGTGTATTATCGATACACTTCTGATTTTATTTTTAATATCAGATATGTTGATGAGTCCGGTTTCTCACAAAACCGTCCTGAAAATCTGAATTTCCAGAAAGCATTCGGGGTAGAATTTACCGGAAATTATTCACCTTATAAATGGTGGAAACTGGATGGAAACTTTAATCTTTTTCATGCCAGTATTGACGGAAGCAATATTGATAAGATATACTTAGCTGAAACAGTTAGCTGGTTTGCCAGAGCCACATCCAGATTTGTTTTTCCGCAAAAATTGGATATTCAGTTTAGATATAATTATGAAGCTGCCCAAAAAACCGCCCAAGGCAGCAGAAAAGCGATTTATTTTCTGGATTTATCATTAAAAAAAGAGATTCTTAAACGCAAAGGGGCGATAAACTTCAGTATTCTGGATGTATTCAATTCCAGATGGATGAGAACAATAAGTCAAGGAGTGAATTTTTATACAGAAAATAACCGCCAATTCAGACCCAGACAGATAAATCTCACTTTGAGCTATAGAATAAGACAATGA
- the argH gene encoding argininosuccinate lyase, with amino-acid sequence MKLWQKDNSKKTNEIIEKFTVGKDRELDIHLATFDLLGSMAHMIMLESIELLEKHELNLLLKECKDIYFNYISQEKFEISDGIEDIHSQIEFLLTERIGETGKKIHSGRSRNDQVLVDLKMFLRSKIEEIVTEGKILFDELIERSNEHKNDLLPGYTHLQIAMPSSFGLWFGAYAESLVDDFLVLHGAYKVVNKNPLGSGAGYGSSFPLNRKLTTELLGFDDLNYNVVYAQMTRGKSEFIISQGIANLAATISRLSMDVCLYNSQNFGFISLPDEMTTGSSIMPHKKNPDVAEILRGKTNRLKGLPAEIAFVQSNLPSGYHREFQILKEIIIPSIDEILDCIKVTAFMVKNLQVKTNLLDDKKYDPIFSVENVNAEVLRGVPFRDAYKKIGMEIESGDFVANKNLNHTLEGSIGNLCNNEIERMMNEVIDSFNFEKTRKAFDNLLNFHTIY; translated from the coding sequence GTGAAACTCTGGCAAAAAGACAATTCCAAAAAAACTAACGAAATCATCGAAAAGTTTACAGTCGGAAAAGACCGTGAACTAGATATCCACTTGGCAACATTTGATTTATTGGGTTCGATGGCTCACATGATTATGCTTGAAAGCATCGAATTATTAGAGAAGCACGAGCTGAATTTATTGTTAAAAGAGTGCAAGGATATATATTTTAATTATATAAGTCAAGAAAAATTTGAAATTTCTGATGGAATTGAAGATATACACTCGCAAATTGAGTTCCTTTTAACTGAGAGAATTGGAGAAACAGGCAAAAAAATTCATAGCGGAAGATCAAGAAACGATCAGGTTTTGGTTGACTTAAAAATGTTCCTTCGCAGCAAAATTGAAGAAATTGTTACTGAAGGTAAAATACTGTTTGATGAATTAATTGAAAGAAGTAATGAACATAAAAATGATTTGCTTCCGGGCTATACCCATCTTCAGATTGCAATGCCATCCTCTTTCGGGCTTTGGTTTGGTGCCTATGCCGAAAGTCTGGTTGATGACTTTCTGGTTTTACATGGTGCATATAAAGTAGTTAACAAAAATCCGTTGGGCTCTGGAGCTGGTTATGGCTCATCTTTCCCACTTAATAGAAAACTAACTACTGAACTACTAGGTTTTGATGATCTTAATTATAATGTAGTATATGCTCAGATGACTCGAGGAAAATCTGAATTTATTATTTCACAGGGAATTGCTAACCTGGCTGCAACAATCTCGAGGTTGTCAATGGATGTATGCCTTTATAATAGTCAAAATTTTGGTTTTATTTCTTTACCTGATGAAATGACCACTGGTTCAAGTATTATGCCTCATAAGAAAAATCCGGATGTTGCTGAAATTCTGAGAGGAAAGACCAATAGATTAAAAGGTTTACCTGCCGAAATTGCTTTTGTGCAGTCCAATTTACCATCGGGTTATCATCGTGAATTTCAAATATTAAAGGAGATTATTATTCCTTCTATAGATGAAATATTGGATTGTATTAAAGTCACCGCATTTATGGTAAAAAATCTTCAGGTAAAAACCAATCTGCTTGATGATAAAAAATATGATCCGATTTTTAGTGTTGAAAATGTAAATGCTGAAGTTCTTAGAGGTGTACCATTTAGAGATGCTTATAAGAAAATCGGAATGGAAATAGAATCTGGAGATTTTGTCGCAAACAAGAACCTCAACCATACTTTGGAAGGCAGTATCGGTAACTTATGTAATAATGAAATCGAAAGAATGATGAATGAAGTGATTGACTCTTTTAATTTTGAAAAGACGAGAAAGGCATTTGATAATTTATTAAATTTTCATACAATTTATTAA